Part of the Vagococcus jeotgali genome, GATTGGTGCTGTTGGAACAACAGGTAACTCTACTGGTAACCATTTACATTTTGGTATCAGTTCAAGTCTTTGGGGTGGATTTATTGATCCAACATCAATGCTAAGTTTCTAAGCTAATAATACTAAAAACAACTAAGGGTTTCCTTGGTTGTTTTTTTATTTGAATTAATAGGTATATTCAATTGGACAGTTGATTTTTGAATAATCTGAATTTGTTAAAAATTAAGAGTTTTAACATGTCTGATATAAAAATACTTAGGTATGAGTAAGTCTTGAAATAGATAAATAAATCCAACTTGGGACCTATGACAATGGAAAGTTATTAGGGCATAATGTATATATAAGTTAGAGAAAGAAAACTACAGGAGGTTTTTAATATGCAAGAAAGAGAAAGAATTTTAGATTTAGTTAAAAAAGGTGTATTATCTACTGAGGAAGCACTGATCCTCTTGGAAAATATTGCAACTGAAAAAGATGAAAAACTGATTAATTTGGAAGAAACTCAAATTAAATATCATAAAGAACTAGAAAAAGATCAAGTAGAGGATGATTCATTTGATTCAACTGCTGTTGATGATTCTATATTAGAAGAAATATTAGAACAAATTGTAGCAGAGGAAAGTAAAAAATCAGTTGAATATGACAATTTATCATTAAATTTACAAGATATTCGTCAAGATATTCGTGATACTAAGGAACAAATCACAGTTTTAAATACAATGGAAGATTTGGATACATTGACTGAAACTAAGAGAGCTGAAAGAGATCAATTAGAAAAAGAATTGGCTTATTTGGAACAAACAGAGCTTTTACTAGATGAAGAAAGAGAACAATTATCTGATGAGTTAAAGCATTTGAAAAAAGAAAAACGTGATGCTGAACAAAATGAGTTTACTAGTAAATTTGACATCCCAGAAGATTGGAAAGAACAAGCAGGAGATGCGATTAATCAAATGACTGACAAGATGGGAGAAGCAGGTAATCAGTTTTCTAAATTTATTAAAAAAACAATTGATGTCGTAACAACTACAGTTAATGATAATGTTGATTGGAAAGATGTGAATATTAAAGTACCAGGAGTAGCTAGTCACCAATTTAAACATGAATTCTTTTATCCAAATATTAATATCAGCATTATTGACATTAAAGTTGCTAACGGAAAAGTTGATATTAAGTCTTGGAATCAAAATGATATTAAAATTGAAGCAAACATTAAATTTTATGGTAAATTAAATCATGCAACACCTTTAGAAGCTTTTATTGAGCGAAGTGAAATTTCACTTGATAATGATACTTTATCACTACAAGTACCAAACAAACGCTTAAGTTGTGAGTTTACGATTTATTTACCTAAACATACTTATGATTTTGTTTCAGTGAAAATGTTAAATGGTGATGTTGAAATAAAAGAGTTGTTAGTTGGAGATATGTTTTTAAAAACGACAAACGGTGAAGTGACTGTGAAAGATGTTATTGGTACTATGTTAGAGATACAAGGTGTTAACGGTAATATGGATTTAATTGATTGTAAATTAGTTGACTTCATCGGTCAAACAGTCAATGGTAATATCATTACTAAATCTATGATCGAATCCATTCAAGCCTCTTTAGTGAATGGTGACATCAAATTAACGACTTTCAATGACATCAGTAAAGTAAATGCAACGACGATCAACGGTGACTTAAAAGTCTCAGTACCATCTGCTTATGGAATAGATGGTGTTTGCCAGACAAATTTTGGAAGCATCAAAAATAGACTAGCTAATATTGAGGTATTAAGAGAAAAAACCGATAAATTAAATCAGTATCAAGAATTTAGAAGAAATCAAGAAGAAATAGTAACATTATCTTTAAATACAAAAACAGGAAGTATTTATCTAAAAGATAATGAGTAAGGAGTGAACAACATGGGTAGACGATTAACAAAATCTAGTACAAATATTGTTTTAACAGGGACACTAGCAGGGATTGCTGAGTATTTTAGAATTGATCCAACTTTAGTAAGAATCATCTACGTCTTATTATCATTTTTCACACTAGGATCTCCGGTGATTTTATATATTGTCTTAGCTCTAATTATTCCATCAGCTAAGTCAAATTCAACAAAGGGATATAGAAGTCATTCTTCTTATAAAAAAGAAAAGAAAAAATTCTATGGTCAAAATAATGATCTTAAAAAACCACGAAAAGAAGCAGAAAAAATTGATGATGATGAATGGAGCGACTTTTAATGACGTATTTTCAACGTTTAGTTGTTAATACATTGGCTTTTATATCACTATCAGTTATTTTTCCTTCCATGTTTTATGTAGGTAATTTTATGATTGCAGTGATTGCAAGCTTTGTATTATCAATACTAAATCTTTTTATTAGACCAATATTACATATTTTATCTTTACCTATTACTATTTTAACTTTTGGCTTATTCAGCTTTGTTATTAATGGTTTTATGTTGATAATGACTTCTAATATTGTTGGTAAGACAGAGTTTGCCTTCTCAAGTTTTTGGTCGGCTATCTTTATCTCATTAGTCCTTTCATTTGTAAATTCTATTGTGTCAAACTATCATGCAAGTAAATATTGATGAAAAAGCCATCGTTTCAATGGCTTTTTTTTTGTTTTATGCTAGGATAAATATATAGACTAAAATGATGAAGGAGTTTGAGTATGTCCAAAGTAATTTATGATAAATTAAAACCATTAACAATTAAGAGAGAGTTAGCTCCTGTAATGTTGACGGATGAGACTATAAAAGAGCGTGTTGCAAAAGTGATTGAGAATATGGAAGAACAAAATTTAGATGCTCTTGTTATTTATGGGGATTTAGAGCATGGTTCAAGTTTTGAGTATTTAACTGGTTTTGTAACACGTTTTGAAGAAGGAATGCTTGTGTTGCATCGTAATCAAGAGGCATTTTTACTCTTAGGAAATGAAAATATTAATAAAGCTAGTAAGTCTAGAATTCCAGCAAAAGGGATTCACATGCCACAATTATCTTTACCAAATCAACCAATGGAAAATGATGGTCAAATTTCGTTATATTTTGAGAATGCTGGGTTAAAGGAAGGGCTAAAGGTTGGTGTTGTTGGTTGGAAACTGTTTACTAGTAAAGTAGGCCAAAATAATACGTATTTTGACGTGTCATCGTTTTTGATTGATGCTTTGAAAGAAGTAGTAGGTTCTAAGAATCTTAGCAATCAAACTGAGTTGTTAATTGGAAGTAGATTCGGAGCACGTGTGACTAACAATGCTAATGAAATTGCTCATTATGAATTCTGGTCACAATTAGCTAGTCAAGGTATTATGAGTGCCTTAGATATTATTAAAGTAGGTATTTCTGAAATGGAACTAGCACATGTGATGCAAGATTATGGACAACCAAGGAGTGTTGTTACAATAGCTGCAACGGGAGAACGTTTTGAGCTAGGTAATATCTATCCAACTAGAAAAGAAGTTGCCTTAGGAGATGCTATGAGCTTAACCGTTGGATATAAAGGTGGATTATCTTCAAGAGCTGGTTATGCTGCTTTTGAAAAAGAAGATTTACCAGTAGAGCAACAGGATTATTTAGAGGTTCTTGCTAAACCTTATTACAAAGCAATTTGTACATGGTTAGAAACTATTAAAGTGGGAATGGTGGGCGCTGAATTATATGAGAAGATAGAAGAAGTATTCCCTAAAGAAGTATACAACTGGTCATTAAATCCAGGACATTTATTTTCTGATGAAGAATGGTTATCCTCACCAGTGTATCCAGAATCTCGTACTATTCTAGAAAGTGGCATGATGTTTCAAACAGATATCATTCCATCAAAGGCTGGTTATGCTGGAACTAGTTGTGAAAGTGGGATTGCACTGGCGGATGAAGAACTAAGAGCAGAAATAAAAGAAAAATATCCAGAATTGTATCAAGTCTTCATGGAAAGAAGAAGATACATGAGAGAAGAATTAGGAATCAAATTAAGTGAAGACGTTTTACCTATGACAGATACTGTAGCATTTTATCGTCCTTTCTTTTTAAATAAAGAAAAAGCATTAAAGATTAACTACTAAAAAAAGTCGTTTAAACATCCTATTATTAGTAACATAACAGGGTGTTTATTTTATATAATGGAAGTAGATATCTGTTTTATAATAGGAGGATTATCTATGTCGGACATAAAAAAAGCATCAGCAGTATCACCCGCACCATCAGTGCCGCCTCTACCAATAGCTGCTAATGAACCCAAATCAGTTGATTTTAATTATGTGATGAAAATTTGTTTATTATATGGCAAAATTTTACAAGAAAGTAACGCAACAAATGATATGATTCAAAATAGTATAAAAAAAATAGTTAATCATTTGCATTTAGAAAGTAATGAAATATCTACATATAATGCAGAAACTAGCTTTATTATTATTAACCGTCATGATAACTCAATTAAAATGATTCCAGTAAAAAATGCATCTTATAATTTTGAGAAGATAGTAAAAGTTGATCAGTTGTTAGAGGATTTTTTAGCTAATAAAGTAAATACAGATGATTTTTTTAAAGGTCTACATACGATCAATGAAAAATCATACCCTTTTAAAGTTAGAACTCAAATATTGAGTGCAGGATTAGTATGTGCTGGGATGTTTGTGATTATTAATGGGATGGACTGGGCGAGGATTTTATTAACTTTTGTCTTAGGTTTTGTTAGTTATTATGTTTTCTTGGTGCTCCAAAAGTATTTTAATATTAAAATTTTTTCCATTCTAGCCTATTCAACATTTTTATGTTTAATGTTAGTATTACTATCTCGTCTAAAAGTTATTGATGAGCCGTATTCCATTTTATTTAGTTGTATTATGCCGCTCTTACCAGGGACGACTTTTGTTAACTCAATAAAATCAATCATGGATGGTAATTACATTTCAGGTATCATTCAAGTTATGGATGCAATGAACACAGCTCTGATGCTTGGTTTACCTGTAGCGATTATTTTTACTAGTATGTTGTAGGAGGAAAAGAGATGTTAGTCAAATTATTTTTTAGTTTTATTGCAGGCTCAGGGACCGGTGTGTTATATAATACAGAGCAAAGGTTAATTGTATATTGTGGTGTATCAGGTATGTTAACTTGGTTTGTTTATAATATTTTTGCATTAATGAATTTTTCTGAAGCTTTGGCCTCCTTTATTGCATTAATGGCACTGACTTTCTTTACTCGATTTTTAAGTAAGTTAACTAGGGTACCAAGTATGATGTTCAATATTGCTGGTATTATGCCGATTGTTCCTGGTGAATTATTATTTAAAACCTTTAACAATTTATCAGAAAAGCATTATGAAGCTGCAGTTAGCTACGGTTTTCAAGCTGTATTAGTAGGTGGTGCTATTGCTATTGGATTTATGTTAAATGAAGTGATTGCAAGAGGCTTTCATTTAGCAAAAGATACAATTCAAAATAGTAATTTGGATATTTAGTATAATTCTCTTAGGGAATGATTTAAATGTCATTCTCTTTTTTGTCTCTAAAATGGTAAAGCTTATATAAGCTAGTAGATAGATTTTTTAGTTTTGTTAAGTTTTAATAGACGACTTATAAAAAAACGTGAATGTTTAGAAAGCGTAGGCTAGAATATCGAGGCATTAAATGATAGAATAAAGCAGTTAATAGTTTGATGGAATGGAAGTGATTGAATGGTTCAAATTTCAGATATAGTCAACCGGTTACAATTAGACGTCTATTCTGGAGAAGATTTTTTAAGTAGAAAAGTAACGTCAAGTGAGATATCACGACCGGAATTAGAATTAACGGGGTATTTTAATTATTATCCTCATAACCGAATTCAAGTTTTTGGTATGAAAGAAATGAGTTTTGTTGAGCAAATGTCTCATGCTGAAAAAGATATTATTTTTAGAAAATTATGTGATGTTGATACACCAGCATTTGTTATAGCTAGAGGCTTTGATGCCCCGGAAGAATTAGTTAAAGCGGCTATTGAAAAAGGGATCCCTATTATAAAATCAACTATCTCAACATCTCGCCTCTCAGGCATGATCTCAAACTTTTTAGAAAGTGAACTTGCAGAGAGAATTTCTATCCACGGTGTATTAGTGGAGATTTACGGACTGGGTGTATTGATTCAAGGAAAGAGTGGGATTGGAAAAAGTGAGACCGGGTTAGAATTAATTAAAAAAGGTCATCGGTTAATTGCTGATGATAGAGTTGATATCTATAGACAAGATGAGCGAACAGTTATTGGAGAATCTCCTAAAATTTTAGAGCA contains:
- the liaX gene encoding daptomycin-sensing surface protein LiaX; the protein is MQERERILDLVKKGVLSTEEALILLENIATEKDEKLINLEETQIKYHKELEKDQVEDDSFDSTAVDDSILEEILEQIVAEESKKSVEYDNLSLNLQDIRQDIRDTKEQITVLNTMEDLDTLTETKRAERDQLEKELAYLEQTELLLDEEREQLSDELKHLKKEKRDAEQNEFTSKFDIPEDWKEQAGDAINQMTDKMGEAGNQFSKFIKKTIDVVTTTVNDNVDWKDVNIKVPGVASHQFKHEFFYPNINISIIDIKVANGKVDIKSWNQNDIKIEANIKFYGKLNHATPLEAFIERSEISLDNDTLSLQVPNKRLSCEFTIYLPKHTYDFVSVKMLNGDVEIKELLVGDMFLKTTNGEVTVKDVIGTMLEIQGVNGNMDLIDCKLVDFIGQTVNGNIITKSMIESIQASLVNGDIKLTTFNDISKVNATTINGDLKVSVPSAYGIDGVCQTNFGSIKNRLANIEVLREKTDKLNQYQEFRRNQEEIVTLSLNTKTGSIYLKDNE
- a CDS encoding PspC domain-containing protein; translation: MGRRLTKSSTNIVLTGTLAGIAEYFRIDPTLVRIIYVLLSFFTLGSPVILYIVLALIIPSAKSNSTKGYRSHSSYKKEKKKFYGQNNDLKKPRKEAEKIDDDEWSDF
- a CDS encoding phage holin family protein; the encoded protein is MTYFQRLVVNTLAFISLSVIFPSMFYVGNFMIAVIASFVLSILNLFIRPILHILSLPITILTFGLFSFVINGFMLIMTSNIVGKTEFAFSSFWSAIFISLVLSFVNSIVSNYHASKY
- a CDS encoding M24 family metallopeptidase; this encodes MSKVIYDKLKPLTIKRELAPVMLTDETIKERVAKVIENMEEQNLDALVIYGDLEHGSSFEYLTGFVTRFEEGMLVLHRNQEAFLLLGNENINKASKSRIPAKGIHMPQLSLPNQPMENDGQISLYFENAGLKEGLKVGVVGWKLFTSKVGQNNTYFDVSSFLIDALKEVVGSKNLSNQTELLIGSRFGARVTNNANEIAHYEFWSQLASQGIMSALDIIKVGISEMELAHVMQDYGQPRSVVTIAATGERFELGNIYPTRKEVALGDAMSLTVGYKGGLSSRAGYAAFEKEDLPVEQQDYLEVLAKPYYKAICTWLETIKVGMVGAELYEKIEEVFPKEVYNWSLNPGHLFSDEEWLSSPVYPESRTILESGMMFQTDIIPSKAGYAGTSCESGIALADEELRAEIKEKYPELYQVFMERRRYMREELGIKLSEDVLPMTDTVAFYRPFFLNKEKALKINY
- a CDS encoding threonine/serine ThrE exporter family protein, whose amino-acid sequence is MSDIKKASAVSPAPSVPPLPIAANEPKSVDFNYVMKICLLYGKILQESNATNDMIQNSIKKIVNHLHLESNEISTYNAETSFIIINRHDNSIKMIPVKNASYNFEKIVKVDQLLEDFLANKVNTDDFFKGLHTINEKSYPFKVRTQILSAGLVCAGMFVIINGMDWARILLTFVLGFVSYYVFLVLQKYFNIKIFSILAYSTFLCLMLVLLSRLKVIDEPYSILFSCIMPLLPGTTFVNSIKSIMDGNYISGIIQVMDAMNTALMLGLPVAIIFTSML
- a CDS encoding threonine/serine exporter family protein; this translates as MLVKLFFSFIAGSGTGVLYNTEQRLIVYCGVSGMLTWFVYNIFALMNFSEALASFIALMALTFFTRFLSKLTRVPSMMFNIAGIMPIVPGELLFKTFNNLSEKHYEAAVSYGFQAVLVGGAIAIGFMLNEVIARGFHLAKDTIQNSNLDI
- the hprK gene encoding HPr(Ser) kinase/phosphatase → MVQISDIVNRLQLDVYSGEDFLSRKVTSSEISRPELELTGYFNYYPHNRIQVFGMKEMSFVEQMSHAEKDIIFRKLCDVDTPAFVIARGFDAPEELVKAAIEKGIPIIKSTISTSRLSGMISNFLESELAERISIHGVLVEIYGLGVLIQGKSGIGKSETGLELIKKGHRLIADDRVDIYRQDERTVIGESPKILEHLMEIRGIGIIDVMNLFGASAVKHHTQINLVVNLKDWSTDNTFDRLGSATGSINLANVAVPKISIPVSNGRNVATIIEVAAMNFRARTMGYDATKKFEDNLSKLIEQNSEEEGD